The Nitrospira sp. KM1 genome includes a window with the following:
- a CDS encoding RimK family alpha-L-glutamate ligase — protein MILLMGSMADPILANTCARLAARNVELLLIDPDAEGDDLEMMWSMDPGCPVNCLQIGNRTIGISDIEAVYLRGMGGRMPRTVNERMRLTCLWEFVDRLPALVVNPRQASHTNMSKPYQLRLIASYGFQIPETLITMEPNEVRAFYHEYNGRVIYKSISAERSIVKTLTTDDFSRLDRIRHCPIQLQEMIPGFDIRVHTVGDRVFATEICSGGTDYRYAERENLTRSMRAMELEASVEAQCLKMAKGLGLSLSGIDLRRTSDGAYYCFEVNTSPGFTFFENHTGQRIGDALADMLCAARA, from the coding sequence ATGATTCTCTTGATGGGCTCCATGGCCGATCCGATACTCGCGAACACCTGTGCCAGACTCGCAGCCCGGAATGTTGAACTGTTGCTGATCGATCCGGACGCCGAAGGCGACGACTTGGAGATGATGTGGTCGATGGATCCGGGGTGTCCGGTGAACTGCCTGCAAATCGGAAACCGTACAATCGGCATCTCTGATATCGAGGCCGTCTATTTGCGGGGAATGGGCGGCCGGATGCCCCGAACCGTCAATGAACGGATGAGGCTTACCTGTTTATGGGAATTCGTAGACCGGCTGCCGGCATTGGTGGTGAATCCCAGACAGGCATCGCATACCAACATGTCCAAGCCGTACCAGCTGAGGCTCATTGCCTCGTACGGGTTCCAGATCCCCGAGACACTCATCACGATGGAACCGAACGAGGTCCGGGCGTTCTATCACGAGTACAACGGACGCGTGATTTATAAGTCCATCAGTGCGGAACGCTCGATCGTGAAAACTCTTACGACGGACGACTTCTCCAGACTCGACCGGATTCGACATTGCCCGATCCAACTTCAGGAAATGATTCCCGGCTTCGATATTCGGGTCCATACCGTGGGAGACCGCGTGTTTGCCACCGAAATTTGCTCCGGAGGTACGGACTACCGTTACGCCGAACGTGAAAATCTGACACGGTCGATGCGGGCGATGGAACTCGAAGCCTCCGTGGAGGCGCAATGTTTGAAAATGGCGAAAGGGTTGGGACTGAGCCTGAGCGGGATCGATCTTCGACGCACTTCCGACGGGGCCTATTACTGTTTTGAGGTCAATACCAGCCCCGGCTTCACCTTCTTCGAAAATCATACCGGCCAACGAATCGGAGACGCATTGGCCGACATGCTGTGTGCGGCGAGAGCATGA
- a CDS encoding PqqD family protein: MDRQPFITADLRPDMTVDSGLHRSAIRESATTVQLADAAAAILSEEELRQVDRGRPGRTEDIMATVPQPNSNVQGTTLDEETVLLDLSTGRYYTLNRVGSAIWHDCNGVNSLRDIQERLSSRFEAPLERIADDLLALVTQLSHEGLLTLERR; the protein is encoded by the coding sequence ATGGATCGACAGCCGTTTATCACTGCCGATTTGAGGCCGGATATGACCGTCGACAGCGGGCTTCACCGGTCTGCGATACGTGAAAGCGCCACGACTGTTCAACTGGCCGATGCGGCCGCCGCGATTCTCTCCGAGGAAGAGCTCCGCCAGGTGGACCGCGGTCGTCCGGGCCGGACGGAGGACATCATGGCCACGGTGCCTCAGCCGAATTCCAACGTGCAGGGGACGACGTTGGACGAAGAAACGGTCCTGCTGGATCTCAGCACCGGTCGTTACTACACACTCAATCGGGTGGGATCCGCCATCTGGCACGATTGCAACGGTGTGAATTCCCTGCGGGACATCCAGGAACGTCTTAGCTCGAGATTTGAAGCCCCGCTGGAACGCATTGCCGATGATCTCCTCGCTCTCGTGACGCAGCTGAGTCATGAGGGACTTTTAACATTGGAAAGGAGGTGA